The proteins below come from a single Corynebacterium glyciniphilum AJ 3170 genomic window:
- a CDS encoding SDR family NAD(P)-dependent oxidoreductase: MDLQLNDHVVIVTGATSGIGLATVRELANEGTQVVAVARHAPDGDLLPPGTDFVAADLTAPGAATRLVEHTLNRHGRIDGLVNNAALFDTRDSFTAFDDALWDATFAMNVVALVRLTRTVITAMQSHSTGGSIVHLGSEAARMPDPTMSAYAASKAAVLSVSKSLAIEFGPAGIRSNVVSPGPTRTALFDAPGGFGDQLATRFGTDPDTAIERFIREERRLPTGKIGRPDDVATVISYLLSPRAAQVTGAEWAVDGGALRQI, encoded by the coding sequence ATGGATCTGCAGCTCAATGACCACGTCGTCATCGTCACCGGAGCCACCAGCGGCATCGGCCTGGCCACCGTCCGAGAACTCGCCAACGAAGGCACCCAGGTCGTCGCCGTCGCTCGTCACGCACCCGACGGCGACCTGCTTCCGCCCGGTACCGACTTCGTCGCCGCCGATCTCACCGCCCCCGGAGCAGCGACGCGACTGGTCGAGCACACGCTCAACCGCCACGGTCGGATTGACGGGCTGGTGAACAACGCCGCCCTGTTCGACACCCGGGACTCGTTCACCGCGTTCGACGACGCGCTGTGGGACGCAACGTTCGCCATGAACGTCGTCGCGCTCGTCCGGCTCACCCGCACCGTCATCACCGCCATGCAGTCCCACAGCACCGGCGGCAGCATCGTCCACCTGGGTAGCGAGGCTGCCCGAATGCCGGATCCGACCATGTCCGCTTACGCCGCCTCCAAGGCCGCCGTGCTGTCGGTGTCGAAGTCACTGGCCATAGAGTTCGGGCCTGCGGGAATCCGGTCAAACGTGGTCTCCCCCGGCCCCACCCGGACCGCGCTGTTCGACGCACCCGGTGGGTTCGGTGACCAGCTCGCCACACGGTTCGGCACCGACCCCGATACAGCGATCGAACGGTTCATCCGTGAGGAACGTCGACTACCCACCGGAAAGATCGGTCGTCCCGACGACGTCGCTACGGTGATCTCCTACCTGCTGTCCCCACGGGCAGCGCAGGTCACCGGCGCCGAGTGGGCCGTCGACGGCGGCGCACTGCGCCAGATATGA
- a CDS encoding MsnO8 family LLM class oxidoreductase encodes MRLSVLDQVPVTDHVPDRADAVAHGLRLAEDVETLGYHRIWFAEHHRSASFASPAPEMMAALALERTSTIRVGTGGILLPFYQAAKVIEVMGLLGQVHGDRMDTGVGRAALDDPAYAEKIHALVGALGAEHPAVPGEPDGRVWVLGAGGSAAPLAGDLGAGYVHGHFFVPRGGEKATAAYREASTTKCHRPHTVLAVRAITAKDPQRAQQLADAMLLWRARKDLGYDGPIPSAGATATHPWTDAERTRAKARSTAIIAGTPDVVAQRLHDLAKDHSADEVMINTLTSDPDDRLTSYRLLAEQFAD; translated from the coding sequence ATGAGGCTCTCCGTCCTCGACCAGGTCCCGGTCACCGACCACGTCCCGGACCGGGCAGATGCTGTCGCCCACGGACTGCGTCTGGCAGAGGACGTAGAGACTCTGGGCTACCACCGCATCTGGTTCGCCGAGCATCACCGCTCCGCGTCCTTCGCCAGCCCCGCCCCGGAGATGATGGCAGCCCTGGCGCTGGAACGCACGTCGACCATCCGCGTCGGTACCGGCGGCATTCTGCTGCCCTTCTACCAGGCAGCGAAGGTTATCGAGGTGATGGGATTGCTGGGACAGGTCCACGGCGACCGGATGGACACCGGGGTTGGCAGGGCCGCGCTGGACGACCCCGCCTACGCCGAGAAGATCCATGCCCTCGTAGGGGCACTGGGCGCCGAGCACCCCGCCGTGCCCGGTGAGCCGGACGGGAGGGTGTGGGTTCTCGGCGCCGGTGGTTCCGCCGCGCCGCTGGCAGGAGATCTCGGCGCAGGTTACGTGCACGGCCATTTCTTCGTCCCCCGCGGCGGTGAGAAAGCCACTGCCGCCTACCGGGAGGCCTCCACGACGAAGTGCCACCGGCCGCACACCGTGCTGGCCGTCCGTGCCATCACTGCGAAAGACCCTCAGCGAGCACAACAGCTGGCCGATGCGATGCTGTTGTGGCGCGCCCGCAAGGACCTCGGGTACGACGGGCCGATTCCGTCGGCCGGTGCCACCGCCACCCACCCGTGGACAGACGCTGAACGCACCCGGGCGAAGGCCCGGTCCACGGCAATCATCGCCGGGACTCCGGACGTAGTGGCTCAACGGCTTCACGACCTCGCCAAGGACCACAGCGCTGACGAGGTCATGATCAACACGCTCACCAGCGACCCGGACGACCGGCTGACCTCCTACCGGTTATTGGCCGAACAGTTCGCCGACTGA
- a CDS encoding cupin domain-containing protein: protein MKQMKFIDAGGYTADRPWEALDLGEFDNATVRLHWTDQPYTWHVNDGPELFVVLDGAVDMHYRVNGEKRVELLTPGTVCCVETGDEHVAHPAGTARILVIERKGSI, encoded by the coding sequence ATGAAGCAGATGAAGTTTATTGATGCCGGTGGCTACACTGCCGATCGACCTTGGGAAGCTCTTGATCTCGGTGAATTCGACAACGCAACCGTCCGATTGCACTGGACCGATCAGCCCTACACGTGGCACGTCAATGACGGCCCAGAGCTCTTCGTTGTCCTGGACGGGGCTGTCGACATGCACTATCGGGTTAATGGCGAGAAGCGAGTAGAACTGCTCACTCCCGGCACTGTGTGCTGTGTGGAGACCGGGGATGAGCACGTTGCCCATCCGGCTGGGACGGCCAGGATACTGGTGATAGAGCGCAAGGGGAGTATCTGA
- a CDS encoding alpha/beta hydrolase, whose product MSTAEPHVRSHVDTRVQTRWEHSPTSDGAHVPLLVHRPDQPRGWLVWAHGGSWQYGSARHWAPVTSRIASLSRWAVVSVDYRLAPEHHHPSAVLDMLAALGWAEQRAGEFPVAVGGDSAGGTIAALAALARRDADGRVPPQLLAYPPLDPACSRASYLAPSAVAPGRSDLMAAWRRWLGDTAPHPTVPATPLQAADLTGLAPVSLIVGADDPVRDDIGAYAARLRDDAVPTSLRSLDNTGHADILNPTGLVLPTIITALNELSGDRDQHPPHHHYPEGKLS is encoded by the coding sequence ATGAGCACCGCAGAACCCCACGTCCGCAGCCACGTCGACACCCGGGTGCAGACCCGGTGGGAGCACTCGCCGACGTCCGACGGGGCCCACGTTCCACTCCTCGTGCACCGCCCGGACCAGCCACGAGGCTGGCTGGTGTGGGCACATGGAGGATCCTGGCAGTACGGGTCTGCCCGCCACTGGGCACCTGTGACATCCCGGATCGCGTCCCTGTCACGCTGGGCGGTCGTCTCCGTCGACTACCGCCTCGCCCCCGAACACCACCATCCGTCAGCGGTTCTCGACATGCTCGCCGCACTCGGTTGGGCCGAACAACGAGCTGGCGAGTTCCCGGTGGCCGTCGGTGGTGACAGCGCGGGCGGAACCATCGCCGCCCTCGCAGCCCTGGCTCGCCGCGACGCCGACGGCCGGGTGCCACCACAACTGCTGGCCTACCCGCCGCTGGACCCGGCGTGCTCCCGCGCGTCCTACCTTGCGCCATCGGCAGTGGCACCTGGGCGTTCAGACCTCATGGCCGCCTGGCGGCGGTGGCTCGGTGACACAGCACCACACCCGACCGTGCCCGCCACTCCCCTGCAGGCCGCCGACCTCACCGGCCTGGCGCCGGTGTCCCTCATCGTGGGTGCCGACGACCCGGTCCGCGACGACATAGGCGCCTACGCCGCCCGGCTGCGAGACGACGCCGTGCCTACGTCGTTGCGCTCACTCGACAACACCGGGCACGCCGACATTCTCAACCCCACCGGACTGGTCCTCCCCACCATCATCACCGCGCTCAACGAGCTCAGCGGAGACCGCGATCAGCATCCACCCCACCACCACTACCCGGAAGGAAAACTCTCATGA
- a CDS encoding helix-turn-helix transcriptional regulator, producing the protein MHTPQSLQAAGPVTELGEFLRSRRDRISPDEAGINSYGRRRVPGLRREELAQLAGVSVTYLTRLEQGQSQNASDAIIDALARALQLDADERAHLYALAHPVPVKRPRTTAKPEIAKPGAERLLHSMGDVPAVLLGRFNDILAWNHSGHLLLAGHLDCDAPSRVEDRPNQLKLLFLDEHVRDLYVDWKDEAALAVASLRYVAAQFADDRRLAELVGELSMNSPEFARLWAGHDVRLCTNGAKRFRHPEVGEMTLGYEVLHLPEGNGQRILTHTAEPGSASFAALRLLTAV; encoded by the coding sequence ATGCACACACCACAGTCGTTGCAGGCAGCCGGTCCGGTCACCGAACTGGGGGAGTTCCTGCGGTCACGGCGTGACCGCATCAGCCCCGACGAGGCCGGGATCAACAGTTACGGGCGGCGCCGTGTGCCGGGCCTCCGGCGCGAGGAACTCGCCCAGTTGGCCGGGGTGTCGGTGACCTACCTGACCCGGTTGGAGCAGGGCCAGTCGCAGAACGCGTCCGACGCGATCATCGACGCTCTCGCCCGCGCCCTGCAGCTCGATGCCGATGAACGGGCGCACCTCTACGCCCTGGCACACCCTGTTCCGGTTAAGCGACCGCGGACGACGGCGAAACCGGAGATCGCTAAACCGGGCGCCGAACGGCTACTGCACTCGATGGGGGATGTTCCGGCGGTGCTGCTGGGCAGGTTCAACGACATCCTCGCATGGAACCACTCCGGTCACCTGTTGTTGGCCGGCCACCTGGATTGTGATGCCCCGTCGCGCGTCGAGGACCGGCCGAATCAGTTGAAATTGCTGTTCCTGGATGAGCACGTCCGGGATCTCTACGTCGACTGGAAGGACGAGGCCGCTCTTGCCGTTGCTTCGCTGCGCTACGTCGCCGCCCAGTTCGCCGACGACCGACGCCTGGCAGAGTTGGTCGGGGAGCTGAGTATGAACAGCCCGGAGTTCGCCCGATTGTGGGCGGGGCACGATGTTCGTCTGTGCACTAATGGGGCCAAACGATTCCGGCATCCCGAGGTCGGTGAGATGACGTTGGGCTACGAGGTGCTGCATCTGCCGGAGGGCAACGGCCAGCGCATCCTCACCCACACCGCGGAGCCGGGGAGTGCATCCTTCGCAGCGCTGCGACTGCTCACCGCCGTGTGA